One window from the genome of Paraconexibacter algicola encodes:
- a CDS encoding class I adenylate-forming enzyme family protein, giving the protein MHLIDTFDRGVREAPDGDCFVMADGAGRMTYRQVEEASHRIAASLLAAGVGKGHRVGVLSPNAPMAFVCILGALRADASWVPLNTRAVAKDLVALLGLTGCELLFYHPSLVALTDEIRAELPQVHTAVCLDTGGRDGDPVLAEWMAAEGARVPRPPHDRDHPAVLFPTGGTTGRSKAVQLTHGMVELMNLAFAAHMPEPERPPVMAMAAPMTHAAGPICFPVFARAGTVVVHDGVDPQRLLESIARHRVTRLFLPPTAIYALLAHPGVRDHDYSSLRHFIYAAAPMSVSKLREAIEVFGPVMTQTFGQAEAPMILTVMSPQDHADAVAAHPERLASAGRPSLVAEVAIMDDEGTLLPPGEVGEIVVRGSLVTPGYFEDPEQSAANHRPGGWHGTSDVGRVDEAGFVYLVDRKRDMIITGGFNVWPSEIEQTIHAMEGVADVAVIGLPDEVWGEAVTAVVQMKPGFDVLDVDAVRARCKARLGSVKAPKHVLFRELPRSPAGKVLKRALRDEYRSAAGAAG; this is encoded by the coding sequence GTGCACCTGATCGACACCTTCGACCGCGGCGTGCGCGAGGCACCCGACGGCGACTGCTTCGTCATGGCCGACGGCGCCGGGCGGATGACCTACCGGCAGGTCGAGGAGGCGTCCCACCGGATCGCGGCCTCGCTCCTCGCGGCCGGCGTCGGCAAAGGCCACCGGGTCGGCGTGCTCTCCCCCAACGCGCCGATGGCCTTCGTCTGCATCCTCGGCGCGCTGCGCGCCGACGCGTCGTGGGTCCCGCTCAACACCCGGGCGGTCGCCAAGGACCTCGTCGCGTTGCTGGGGCTGACCGGGTGCGAGCTGCTCTTCTACCACCCGTCGCTCGTCGCGCTGACCGACGAGATCCGCGCGGAGCTGCCGCAGGTCCACACGGCCGTCTGCCTGGACACGGGAGGGCGTGACGGCGACCCGGTGCTCGCGGAGTGGATGGCGGCCGAGGGGGCGCGGGTGCCGCGCCCGCCCCACGACCGCGACCACCCGGCCGTCCTCTTCCCGACGGGCGGGACGACCGGCCGCTCGAAGGCCGTGCAGCTCACGCACGGCATGGTCGAGCTCATGAACCTCGCGTTCGCCGCCCACATGCCGGAGCCCGAGCGGCCGCCGGTGATGGCGATGGCGGCGCCGATGACCCATGCCGCCGGTCCGATCTGCTTTCCCGTGTTCGCCCGCGCAGGGACGGTCGTCGTGCACGACGGGGTCGACCCGCAACGGCTGCTGGAGTCGATCGCACGGCACCGGGTCACCCGGCTGTTCCTCCCGCCGACGGCGATCTACGCGCTGCTGGCCCATCCGGGAGTGCGCGACCACGACTACTCGTCGCTGCGACACTTCATCTACGCAGCGGCGCCCATGAGCGTCAGCAAGCTCCGCGAGGCGATCGAGGTCTTCGGGCCGGTCATGACGCAGACCTTCGGGCAGGCGGAGGCGCCGATGATCCTCACCGTGATGTCCCCGCAGGACCACGCCGACGCCGTCGCCGCGCACCCGGAGCGGCTGGCGAGCGCCGGACGGCCGTCGCTGGTCGCCGAGGTGGCGATCATGGACGACGAGGGGACGCTGCTGCCGCCGGGCGAGGTCGGCGAGATCGTGGTGCGCGGCTCGCTCGTGACCCCGGGCTACTTCGAGGACCCCGAGCAGAGCGCCGCGAACCATCGGCCGGGCGGCTGGCACGGCACGAGCGACGTCGGGCGCGTGGACGAGGCCGGGTTCGTCTACCTCGTCGACCGCAAGCGGGACATGATCATCACGGGCGGCTTCAATGTCTGGCCGTCAGAGATCGAGCAGACGATCCACGCGATGGAGGGCGTCGCGGACGTCGCCGTCATCGGGCTGCCCGACGAGGTGTGGGGCGAGGCGGTGACCGCGGTCGTGCAGATGAAGCCGGGCTTCGACGTCCTCGACGTCGACGCGGTGCGGGCACGCTGCAAGGCGCGGCTCGGCTCGGTCAAGGCGCCCAAGCACGTGCTGTTCCGCGAGCTGCCGCGCTCGCCCGCCGGGAAGGTCCTCAAGCGCGCGCTGCGCGACGAGTACCGCTCGGCGGCCGGGGCGGCGGGCTGA
- a CDS encoding PucR family transcriptional regulator, with the protein MTDPSAWDDVRRQTAAEMLPRLRDLVDECVVYINAHQPELASDPELAAGLQSSAYDNFEQIFRMLADGSPVFEASAPAGAIDYAEIMVKRGQPLQTLLRAYRLGTMYFWRLWRREFVTRIDDPDELMQAVDHSMQFVFDYVDAIAEEVTEEYAVQRERWARSAAALRHETVVRLLSGEGIDLDVATQRLSYDLRRRHLGLVLWTHPEHEAEDVIHRLEQGARRLAASMGAPRPLLVPDGRTTLWAWIGFEDEPDPDLLDHAARDSDALRGLHAATGEVEDGIRGFVDTHTEALRAREMAERSGRRGQVVRYGRVVVSSLLLADTDRARRFVARELGALAAADDATTRIRATVQVHLEEQLRTGVTAKRLGIHQNTVTYRVRQAEALLGRSVTDRRYELETALRLLGSLGD; encoded by the coding sequence GTGACCGATCCCTCGGCCTGGGACGACGTGCGGCGGCAGACGGCCGCCGAGATGCTCCCGCGCCTGCGGGACCTCGTCGACGAGTGCGTCGTCTACATCAACGCGCACCAGCCCGAGCTCGCCTCCGACCCCGAGCTTGCCGCCGGCCTGCAGTCCAGCGCCTACGACAACTTCGAGCAGATCTTCCGGATGCTCGCCGACGGCAGCCCGGTCTTCGAGGCCTCCGCTCCGGCGGGCGCGATCGACTACGCGGAGATCATGGTCAAGCGCGGCCAGCCGCTGCAGACGCTGCTGCGCGCATACCGCTTGGGGACGATGTACTTCTGGCGGCTGTGGCGGCGCGAGTTCGTCACGCGGATCGACGACCCGGACGAGCTGATGCAGGCGGTCGACCACTCGATGCAGTTCGTCTTCGACTACGTCGACGCGATCGCCGAGGAGGTCACCGAGGAGTACGCCGTCCAACGCGAGCGGTGGGCGCGCTCCGCGGCCGCGCTGCGCCACGAGACGGTGGTGCGGCTCCTGTCGGGGGAGGGGATCGACCTGGACGTCGCCACCCAGCGACTGTCCTACGACCTGCGTCGGCGCCACCTCGGTCTCGTGCTGTGGACCCATCCGGAGCACGAGGCCGAGGACGTCATCCACCGCCTGGAGCAGGGTGCCCGTCGGCTCGCCGCCTCGATGGGCGCACCGCGGCCGCTGCTCGTCCCCGACGGCCGCACGACGCTCTGGGCGTGGATCGGCTTCGAGGACGAGCCGGATCCCGACCTCCTGGACCACGCGGCCCGCGACAGCGACGCGCTGCGCGGCCTGCACGCCGCGACCGGCGAGGTCGAGGACGGCATCCGCGGCTTCGTCGACACCCACACCGAGGCGCTCCGGGCACGCGAGATGGCGGAGCGGTCCGGCCGGCGCGGCCAGGTCGTCCGCTACGGCAGGGTGGTCGTGTCCTCGCTGCTGCTCGCCGACACCGACCGCGCCCGCCGCTTCGTCGCGCGTGAGCTCGGCGCGCTCGCCGCGGCCGACGACGCCACCACGCGGATCCGCGCGACCGTGCAGGTGCACCTCGAGGAGCAGCTGCGCACGGGCGTCACCGCGAAGCGGCTCGGCATCCACCAGAACACCGTCACGTACCGCGTGCG